GGTGGTCCGGCAGATTTGGCGACGGCAATAACATCATCAATTCTAAGTATCATGCATGCAGCTTCTGCTGCAGCAGAAACAATTTGGTTCTTTACTGCTAGTGGCTCGATTATTTCGCTTGACTTCATGTTTCCAACCTTTGCCTTCATTACGTCAACTCCTGTCCATTTCTCGCCCTTGAGTTGCTTTGCGCGCAGGTTAGTCAAAGTGTCGATTGGATCCATTCCTGCATTTTCAGATAGCGTCAATGGTATTGCTTCCAGTGAGTCTGCGAATTTTTCTACTGCTAATTGTTCCCTTCCTTCTAGGGATTTTGCCCAGTTGCGCAGTCTTGTTGCGGCAAATGTCTCTGGTGCCCCACCACCTGCTACGATTGATGGATTCTCCATGACATCTTTTACTACCATTAGTGCGTCGTGGACTGATCTTTCCACTTCGTCAACAACTCTTTGTGAGCCACCCCTGAGCAATAATGTGACAGATTTTGGATTCTTGCATCCCTCAACGAATACCCATCTGTCTTCCTCTATTTTGCGCTCTTCTACTAGGTTTGCTGCGCCAAGGTCTTTTTCAAATAAATCATCAAGGTTTGTTACAATTCTTGCACCAGTTGCTTTTGCAAGTTTTGTCATGTCAGATTCTTTTACACGTCGGACTGTCAGGATTCCTGCCCTAGCCAAATAATGTTGAGCCATGTCGTCGACTCCTTTTTGGCATAACAGTACATTTGCTCCAGAGCCGATTACTTTATCAACCATATTCTTGAGCATTCTGTTTTCCTCATCCAAAAATGTCTTCATTTGTTGAGGATTTGAGATGTTTATCTTTGCATCAAATTCAGTCTTGTCAATTTCGAGTGCAGTGTTGATCAGTGCAATTTTTGCATCTGCAATTTTCTTTGGCATGCCTCCATGGATCACTTCTTTGTCCAATACAATTCCTTCTACTAGGAGAGAGTCTCTCATGGAGCCGCCTGCCTTTTTCTCTACTTTGACGTCATCTTCGTCAACTGTGAATACACCAGTGTCTTTTTCTGCTACAGAGACTACTGCCTTGACAATTAATTCCGCCAAATGATCAGATTCCTTTTTGA
The DNA window shown above is from Nitrososphaerota archaeon and carries:
- a CDS encoding thermosome subunit; protein product: MSVQVPKGNLPVVLLKEGSTENKGREAQKNNIAAAKIIAEIVHSSLGPRGMDKMLVDSLGDVTITNDGATILKEIDVQHPAAKMLVEISKTTDSEVGDGTTSAVILAGALLENAESLINQNVHPTVIVDGYRKAQKKTLHFLKEIAEEVTANDKSILMKIAKTSMQTKLVKKESDHLAELIVKAVVSVAEKDTGVFTVDEDDVKVEKKAGGSMRDSLLVEGIVLDKEVIHGGMPKKIADAKIALINTALEIDKTEFDAKINISNPQQMKTFLDEENRMLKNMVDKVIGSGANVLLCQKGVDDMAQHYLARAGILTVRRVKESDMTKLAKATGARIVTNLDDLFEKDLGAANLVEERKIEEDRWVFVEGCKNPKSVTLLLRGGSQRVVDEVERSVHDALMVVKDVMENPSIVAGGGAPETFAATRLRNWAKSLEGREQLAVEKFADSLEAIPLTLSENAGMDPIDTLTNLRAKQLKGEKWTGVDVMKAKVGNMKSSEIIEPLAVKNQIVSAAAEAACMILRIDDVIAVAKSAGPP